A region of Bacillaceae bacterium S4-13-56 DNA encodes the following proteins:
- a CDS encoding nicotinate phosphoribosyltransferase, which produces MKEFELKMKGEISRLTNKTFKFDERVKEGWFSAVYFLKTKEIVQREHPDNIVTMQFFQKQHTVLCGTDEAIALIHTFAEQPESLEVYSLKDGDKIEPYESVLTITGPYQNFGFLEGLIDGILARRTSVATNVYQVVKAARVSGKQKPIIFMGDRDDHFTQQSGDGYAAFIGGSTAQATHAMNEWWGKQGMGTMPHALIQLFKGDIVEATKAYNKCYPDDDLMALVDYNNDVITDSLKVAREFGEKLVAVRLDTSRTMVDKYFFRNQHLMGKFDPRGVNPELIFALRNALDEEGFQHVKIVASGGFTEDRIREFEKRGVPVDMYGVGSNLLKINVGFTGDNVLLNGEPEAKKGRKYNPNPRLEKVEYREKN; this is translated from the coding sequence ATGAAAGAGTTTGAATTAAAAATGAAAGGTGAAATCAGTCGACTGACAAATAAAACGTTTAAGTTTGATGAGAGAGTAAAAGAAGGCTGGTTTTCTGCTGTATATTTTTTAAAAACAAAAGAAATTGTGCAACGAGAACATCCTGATAATATTGTAACCATGCAATTCTTTCAGAAACAACATACCGTATTATGCGGAACTGATGAAGCGATTGCTCTCATTCATACGTTTGCAGAACAGCCTGAAAGCCTAGAGGTTTATTCTCTTAAGGATGGAGACAAGATTGAGCCTTATGAGTCTGTTTTGACGATCACTGGCCCTTATCAAAATTTTGGCTTTCTTGAAGGTCTTATCGATGGGATATTAGCCAGAAGAACATCCGTGGCTACCAATGTTTATCAGGTAGTAAAGGCTGCAAGAGTTTCTGGAAAGCAAAAACCAATCATTTTTATGGGTGATAGAGACGATCATTTTACACAACAATCTGGTGATGGCTATGCAGCTTTCATCGGGGGGTCTACCGCTCAAGCAACACATGCCATGAATGAGTGGTGGGGGAAGCAAGGAATGGGAACAATGCCGCATGCATTGATCCAATTATTTAAAGGGGATATTGTTGAAGCGACAAAGGCCTACAATAAATGTTACCCTGATGATGATCTTATGGCTTTGGTTGATTATAACAACGACGTAATTACTGATTCTCTTAAGGTAGCCAGAGAATTTGGTGAAAAGTTAGTGGCTGTACGTCTTGACACTTCAAGAACAATGGTAGATAAATATTTCTTTAGAAACCAACATTTAATGGGAAAATTTGATCCTCGAGGTGTAAATCCAGAACTTATCTTCGCTTTAAGAAATGCTTTAGATGAGGAAGGGTTTCAACATGTAAAGATCGTGGCAAGTGGTGGGTTTACAGAAGATAGAATTCGAGAATTTGAAAAACGTGGAGTTCCTGTTGACATGTATGGAGTGGGAAGTAACTTATTAAAAATAAATGTTGGGTTTACAGGGGATAATGTTCTTTTAAATGGAGAACCTGAAGCTAAAAAAGGTAGAAAATACAACCCGAATCCAAGATTGGAAAAGGTAGAATATAGAGAGAAGAATTGA